The following proteins come from a genomic window of Camelus dromedarius isolate mCamDro1 chromosome 29, mCamDro1.pat, whole genome shotgun sequence:
- the BNC1 gene encoding zinc finger protein basonuclin-1, with product MAEAIGCTLNCSCQSFKPGKINHRQCEQCRHGWVAHALSKLRIPAVYPASQVEIVQSNVVFDISSLMLYGTQAIPVRLKILLDRLFSVLKQDEVLQILHALDWTLQDYIRGYVLQDASGKVLDHWSIMTSEEEVATLQQFLRFGETKSIVELMAIQEKEEQSVVIPPSTANVDIRAFIESCSHRSASLPAPVDKGNPSSIHPFENFINNMTFMLPFQFFNPVPPALIGSLPEPYVLEQGQDQSQDPKQEIHGPFPDSSFLTSRSTPFQVEKEQCLNCPDAVTKKEDNAHLSDSSSYNIVTKLERAQLSPEAKVKSERSSLGTKKGRVFCTACEKTFYDKGTLKIHYNAVHLKIKHKCTIEGCNMVFSSLRSRNRHSANPNPRLHMPMNRNNRDKDLRNSLNLAASESYRRPGFRVTSPDCRPLPGYTGSGEDSRSQPAFPSIGQNGVLFPNLKTVQPVLPFYRSPATPAELANTPGMLPSLPLLSSSIPEQLVSNEMPFDALPKKKSRKSSMPIKIEKESVEVADEKRHTLSSDEDMPLQVVSEDELEACSPQSDRVPEEQHTPSGSLGKPCPEGERPCHLKPVLESSGAIFRTPEQATHNLERETEHTSVLTVVPRDGEEDGREPYLTPGVEPCVPFSDYIKLQQRLLAGGLFSALSNRGMAFPCFEDPKELEHMGQHALSRQKEENRFQCDICKKTFKNACGVKMHHKNMHAKETHVCTVEGCKATFPSRRSRDRHSSNLNLHQKVLTPEALESGEDHFRAAYLLKDVAKEAYQDVAFTPQASQTSVIFKGTSRMSSLVYPIAQVHSAGLESYNSGPPSEGTVLDLSTTSSMKSESSSHSSWDSDGASEEGAMLMEDSDGNCDGPSLAPGEDDYPICVLMEKADRSLASLPSGLPITCHLCQKTYSNKGTFRAHYKTVHLRQLHKCKVPGCNTMFSSVRSRNRHSQNPNLHKSLASSPHHLQ from the exons GCTATCGGCTGCACTCTGAACTGTAGTTGCCAAAGCTTCAAACCAGGGAAAATAAACCACCGTCAGTGTGAGCAGTGCAGACATGGATGGGTGGCCCACG CTCTAAGTAAGTTGAGGATCCCTGCTGTGTATCCAGCAAGCCAGGTGGAGATTGTCCAGTCCAATGTGGTGTTTGATATTAGCAGCCTCATGCTGTATGGGACCCAGGCCATCCCTGTTCGCCTGAAAATCCTACTGGACCGACTCTTCAGTGTATTAAAGCAAGATGAGGTCCTCCAGATTCTCCATGCCTTGGACTGGACCCTTCAGGATTACATCCGTGGATACGTGCTGCAG GATGCGTCAGGAAAGGTGCTGGATCACTGGAGCATCATGACCAGCGAGGAGGAGGTAGCCACCCTGCAGCAGTTCCTCCGTTTTGGGGAGACCAAGTCCATAGTTGAACTCATGGCGATtcaagagaaagaagagcagtCCGTCGTCATCCCGCCTTCGACAGCAAACGTCGATATCCGGGCTTTCATCGAGAGCTGCAGCCACAGAAGCGCCAGCCTCCCGGCCCCTGTGGACAAAGGAAACCCCAGCAGTATACACCCCTTTGAGAACTTCATAAACAACATGACTTTCATGCTGCCTTTCCAGTTCTTCAACCCTGTGCCTCCCGCACTGATAGGGTCACTGCCCGAACCATATGTGCTGGAGCAGGGTCAGGACCAGAGTCAGGACCCCAAACAGGAAATCCACGGACCTTTCCCCGACAGCAGCTTCTTAACTTCCAGGTCCACTCCATTTCAGGTTGAAAAAGAGCAGTGTCTAAACTGTCCAGATGCTGTTACTAAAAAGGAAGATAACGCCCATTTAAGTGACTCCAGCTCATACAACATCGTCACAAAGCTAGAAAGGGCACAGCTGTCCCCCGAGGCCAAAGTGAAGTCTGAGAGGAGCAGCCTCGGCACGAAGAAGGGCCGGGTGTTCTGCACAGCGTGCGAGAAGACCTTCTACGACAAAGGCACCCTCAAGATCCACTACAACGCCGTCCACCTGAAGATCAAGCACAAGTGCACCATTGAAGGCTGCAACATGGTGTTCAGCTCCCTGAGGAGCCGGAACCGCCACAGCGCCAACCCCAACCCCCGGCTGCACATGCCGATGAACAGAAATAACAGGGACAAAGATCTGAGGAACAGCCTGAACCTGGCCGCCTCTGAGAGCTACAGGCGCCCGGGTTTCAGGGTGACTTCTCCAGACTGTCGGCCTCTCCCTGGCTACACTGGTTCAGGGGAGGATTCCAGGAGCCAACCAGCCTTCCCAAGTATCGGGCAAAACGGGGTTCTTTTTCCCAACCTGAAGACTGTCCAGCCGGTCCTTCCTTTCTACCGCAGTCCGGCCACTCCAGCTGAGCTGGCAAACACACCTGGGAtgctgccttccctccccctgTTGTCCTCTTCAATCCCAGAACAGCTGGTTTCCAATGAAATGCCATTTGATGCCCTTCCGAAGAAGAAATCCCGAAAGTCCAGTATGCCCATCAAAATAGAGAAGGAGTCCGTGGAGGTAGCTGACGAGAAGAGGCACACTCTCAGCTCAGATGAAGACATGCCCCTGCAGGTGGTCAGTGAAGATGAGCTGGAGGCCTGCAGTCCCCAATCAGACAGAGTCCCCGAGGAGCAGCACACGCCGTCAGGAAGTTTAGGGAAGCCTTGCCCTGAAGGAGAGAGGCCCTGCCATCTCAAACCGGTGTTGGAGTCCAGTGGAGCCATCTTCCGAACCCCCGAGCAGGCCACACACAACTTGGAGAGGGAGACTGAGCACACGTCGGTGCTGACCGTGGTGCCCcgggatggggaggaggatggcCGTGAACCTTACCTCACACCTGGGGTGGAGCCCTGTGTTCCTTTTTCTGACTACATCAAACTGCAGCAGCGCCTCCTGGCCGGGGGACTCTTCAGTGCTTTGTCCAACCGAGGAATGGCTTTTCCTTGTTTTGAAGATCCCAAAGAGCTGGAGCACATGGGTCAGCACGCATTATCGAGGCAGAAGGAGGAAAATCGCTTCCAGTGTGACATCTGCAAGAAGACCTTTAAAAATGCTTGTGGTGTGAAAATGCATCACAAGAACATGCACGCCAAAGAAACGCATGTGTGCACAGTGGAGGGCTGTAAGGCCACGTTCCCTTCCCGCAGGAGCAGAGACAG ACACAGTTCAAACCTAAACCTCCACCAAAAAGTGCTGACCCCAGAAGCACTGGAGAGCGGTGAAGACCATTTCCGTGCAGCCTACCTTCTGAAAGACGTGGCCAAGGAGGCCTATCAGGATGTGGCTTTCACACCACAAGCCTCCCAGACATCTGTCATCTTCAAGGGAACAAGTCGGATGAGCAGTCTGGTTTACCCGATAGCCCAAGTCCACAGCGCCGGCCTGGAGAGCTACAACTCTGGTCCGCCAAGCGAGGGCACTGTCCTGGATTTGAGTACTACCTCAAGCATGAAGTCAGAGAGCAGCAGCCATTCCTCCTGGGACTCAGATGGGGCAAGCGAGGAGGGCGCCATGCTCATGGAGGACAGCGATGGGAACTGTGACGGGCCGAGCCTGGCCCCCGGGGAAGATGACTATCCCATCTGCGTCCTGATGGAGAAGGCCGACCGGAGCCTCGCCAGCCTGCCTTCTGGGTTGCCCATCACGTGTCACCTCTGCCAAAAGACATACAGTAATAAAGGGACCTTCAGGGCCCACTACAAAACCGTGCACCTCCGCCAGCTCCACAAATGCAAAGTCCCAGGCTGCAACACGATGTTCTCGTCTGTGCGCAGTCGAAACAGACACAGCCAGAATCCCAACCTGCACAAAAGCCTGGCCTCCTCTCCACATCACCTCCAGTAA